A genomic stretch from Lathyrus oleraceus cultivar Zhongwan6 chromosome 2, CAAS_Psat_ZW6_1.0, whole genome shotgun sequence includes:
- the LOC127122159 gene encoding uncharacterized protein LOC127122159: protein MNEFQDQFAELQKEIKALRGKELFGRDVNDMCLVPDIRMPAKFKLPEFEKYKGSSCPQTDLVMYVRKMSMYTNDQRMLIHCFQDSLTGAALRWYMGFDSSHIKTFNDLGEAFIKHYKYNLDNVPDRDQLRSMQQREKETFREYAQRWREIAAQVVPPMEEKEMTKVFLKTLDTFYYERMIASAPTDFTDMVNMGVRLEEAVREGRLVREGCSSSSGVKRYDGFMKKKEKETNVVSYNHPRRINYPYHSQHQHIAAVTPVITSAPVQVQYPQQRTNRFQQNTQYQQQHQHQLQQRPPQQQRRTNFDPIPMSYAELYPALITKNLVQPRPRPLVPEVLPWWYKPEVYCPFHQNAPGHDLDNCFALKLEVQKLTRAGILTFKNMGPNVKDNPMPSHGPSSVNNIEVCLNEQRVTKIEEIRRSLVEIHSVLCAHGLFQHDHQICGTCSVNSRGCRKIQDDLQGVLDQGLIQISRQVSSPESQEQEVNVIIPCFNIPEKVEIAYHPREPVVICPPGPMPYTSDKAVPYRYAATIIENGKEVEIKTLASVTNIAANSRMTRSGRVFAPPVIPSRNVEKDPVVVVPVIREAEGQTSNSTLDKETDELLRIIKLSDYKVVDQLLQTPSKISILSLLLNSAVHREALLKVLDQAFVEQDITAEQFNNVVGSITSCNGLGFCDEELPEEGKNHNFALHISANCQGDSLSNILIDTGSSLNVMPKSTLVKLKYKGGQMRHSGIIVKAFDGSRKSVIGEVDLPIGIGPHVF from the coding sequence ATGAATGAATTCCAAGATCAGTTTGCGGaattacaaaaagagataaaagctcTTCGTGGGAAAGAACTGTTTGGCAGAGATGTAAATGATATGTGTTTGGTTCCAGACATAAGGATGCCAGCAAAATTTAAACTACCAgaatttgaaaagtacaaaggaagTTCTTGTCCACAGACCGATTTGGTTATGTACGTGCGAAAGATGTCAATGTACACCAACGACCAAAGGATGCTCATTCATTGTTTTCAAGACAGCCTTACCGGTGCAGCTTTACGCTGGTATATGGGATTCGACAGTTCTCATATCAAGACTTTCAACGATTTAGGCGAGGCCTTTATCAAACATTACAAATACAACCTTGATAATGTGCCAgaccgagatcagttgaggtcCATGCAACAAAGAGAAAAGGAGACATTCCGTGAATACGCGCAAAGGTGGCGCGAAATTGCAGCACAGGTTGTTCCACCtatggaagaaaaggagatgacgaAAGTGTTCTTAAAGACTCTTGATACTttttattacgagaggatgattgCAAGCGCTCCTACAGACTTTACTGACATGGTAAACATGGGAGTCCGTTTAGAGGAAGCAGTTCGAGAAGGGCGTCTAGTTAGAGAAGGATGTTCATCTTCAAGCGGGGTAAAGAGGTACGACGGTTTTATGAAAAAGAAGGAAAAAGAAACTAATGTTGTGTCCTATAATCATCCAAGAAGGATCAATTATCCTTACCATTCCCAACACCAACATATAGCAGCCGTGACTCCAGTAATCACTTCCGCTCCAGTTCAAGTCCAATACCCTCAGCAGCGTACCAACCGCTTCCAACAGAAtactcagtatcagcaacaacatcaacatcagtTACAACAACGTCCACCACAGCAGCAAAGAAGAAccaattttgatccaattccaatgtcatatgcagaattgtatccagCTTTGATCACTAAAAACCTTGTGCAACCACGACCACGACCTCTTGTACCAGAAGTGCTACcttggtggtacaagccagaggTATATTGTCCCTTTCATCAGAATGCTCCAGGTCATGACTTAGACAACTGTTTTGCTTTAAAGTTGGAAGTACAGAAGTTGACAAGAGCAGGTATCCTGACCTTCAAGAACATGGGTCCCAATGTGAAGGACAATCCAATGCCAAGTCATGGTCCTTCATCAGTGAACAATATAGAAGTTTGTCTCAATGAACAACGTGTTACGAAGATAGAGGAGATTCGGCGGTCTTTGGTTGAAATTCATTCTGTTTTATGTGCTCATGGTCTATTCCAACATGACCACCAGATCTGTGGTACATGTTCAGTCAATTCAAGAGGTTGTAGAAAGATTCAAGATGATTTGCAAGGCGTCCTTGATCAGGGTTTGATTCAGATTTCTAGACAAGTGAGTTCTCCAGAATCACAAGAACAAGAGGTGAATGTCATCATTCCTTGCTTCAACATTCCAGAGAAAGTAGAGATAGCTTATCATCCGAGGGAGCCAGTGGTGATTTGCCCTCCGGGCCCAATGCCTTACACTTCAGATAAAGCGGTCCCCTACCGCTATGCAGCAACTATTATTGAGAACGGTAAAGAGGTCGAGATTAAAACCTTAGCCTCAGTTACCAATATCGCAGCAAATAGCCGAATGACGCGCAGTGGCCGCGTGTTCGCTCCGCCGGTTATCCCAAGTAGAAATGTTGAGAAAGATCCAGTAGTCGTGGTACCAGTGATAAGAGAAGCAGAAGGGCAAACAAGCAATTCAACCCTTGATAAAGAAACAGATGAACTACTTAGAATTATCAAGCTCAGTGACTACAAAGTGGTAGATCAGTTGCTacagacaccgtcaaaaatctcgaTCCTGTCCTTATTATTGAATTCAGCTGTCCACAGAGAAGCACTACTGAAGGTGCTTGACCAAGCCTTTGTAGAACAGGATATAACAGCAGAGCAGTTCAACAATGTTGTAGGCAGCATCACTTCGTGCAATGGCTTAggcttttgtgatgaagaactgCCAGAAGAAGGAAAGAATCACAACTTCGCTCTCCATATCTCAGCCAATTGTCAAGGGGATTCTTTGTCTAATATCCTAATTGACACCGGTTCATCTCTGAATGTCATGCCCAAGTCTACCTTGGTGAAGCTAAAGTACAAAGGGGGGCAAATGCGGCACAGTGGAATTATTGTGAAAGCGTTCGATGGATCAAGAAAATCAGTCATTGGAGAAGTTGATTTGCCTATTGGTATTGGACCACATGTATTCTAG